Below is a genomic region from Chitinivibrionia bacterium.
ATACCTTACAGATGTCGCCGACACAGAACAAATTTTGCGCTTAATACAATCTATTCCCAGCAAAAAAGCCGAGCCGTTCAAGATGTGGCTTGCAAAAGTCGGCAGGGAAAGAATTGACGAAGCAATAGACCCCGAACTTTCTATTGACCGCGCAATTCAAAATTACCGCAAATTAGGTTATTCGGAAAATTGGATAAATCAGCGTATAAAATCTATTGAGGTTCGCAAAGCATTAACGGACGAATGGGATAAATCAGGCGTAAAGCAAGGTGAAGAATACGCTTTTTTGACAGATTTAATGACTAAAACTTGGAGCGGAATGACTACCAAGCAATACAAAAATCATAAAAATCTGAAAAAAGAAAACCTGCGAGACAATATGACGAATTTAGAATTGATTATAAATATGTTGGCAGAGGCAACTACGACCGAATTGTCAGCAAAAAATAACCCGCAAAATTTACAAGAAAGCGCTTCTGTTGCCTACAAAGGCGCAGCAGTGGCTAAAAATGCCCGTTTGGAAATTGAACAACAAGGCGGAAAAGTTATTACTTCGCAAAACGCAAAACAACTTGGGCAAATAAAAGAGAAAAATGTTTTGCCGAACAACACTATGGACGAAGGCTACATAAAATACAAAGCGCAACACGAAAACGCTATCGATTTACCGTTTTCACCACTCGCTGACGAACTTATACGCGCGCGCGATTACCTATATACACTCGGTTTTGTCGGCGTTTATGATAACGGAATAGGTTTCGGAAATTGCAGTTTTCGCACGTCTGCCAACGAATTTGTAATTACAGGCTCGGCGACGGGTGAAATAAAAAATCTGTCGCGAAAAGAACTGTGTCTTGTCGAAAAATTCGACATCGAAAAAAACACAGTTTGGTCAAAGGGCGCAATTTCGGCAAGTTCGGAGTCAATGACCCACGGCGCGGTTTATTCGGCTAATGATAAAATTAACTGTGTTCTGCATATTCACAGTCGAAAATTATTTGACTTTATGAAAACAGGCGATTTCCATTTCACCGCCGAGAATATCCCTTACGGAACGCCGCAAATGGCGATTGCGGTTATGGACGAGGTAAAAAAAATCGGCGCGCCTCACGGAATTATGGTAATGCTCGGACACGACGAGGGTATTATTGCGTTCGGCGAGGACATAAATTCGGCGTTAGAGGAGATAAAAGCGCTTGCCGCTTAGAATGTTGCTTTATATAGGACGAGTTTATGAGAAGATAATAGAAGCGGAAACGTTGTATAAACAAAACAGAATTACTATTCCGCTTTTTTACCAAGTTTTCACAAAAAATAAAAAATCTTATCATTCCATCACGGGCAAGTATTATTTTACATCAGTAAACAAGGTTGTAAAACGAAAATTCTGTTGCGGAGAAGTTTCATTTTGCTTTGAAAAAAACAAGAAAAAATGGGCGAAAAAAATGCGGAAAAATTGGCAAAACACTACTAAACACTTGACTTTTGCGTTGGCGAAAACGTATTTTATGTCTATATTCGAGCCATTTTCAGAATTTAACAACTTCGGTCTTCGGTCTTCGGTCTTCGGTCTTCGGTCTTCGGTCTTCGGTCTTCGGTCTTCGGTCTTCGGTCTTCGGTCTTCGGTCTTCGGTCTTCGGTCTTCGGCGACTAATTACATCAAGAAATATATTTCTTTTGCGGGCGAGAATTTCTCGTTCAATAAATCATTGTTTTTATCAAATTTTT
It encodes:
- a CDS encoding class II aldolase/adducin family protein — translated: MDEGYIKYKAQHENAIDLPFSPLADELIRARDYLYTLGFVGVYDNGIGFGNCSFRTSANEFVITGSATGEIKNLSRKELCLVEKFDIEKNTVWSKGAISASSESMTHGAVYSANDKINCVLHIHSRKLFDFMKTGDFHFTAENIPYGTPQMAIAVMDEVKKIGAPHGIMVMLGHDEGIIAFGEDINSALEEIKALAA